A single genomic interval of Romboutsia ilealis harbors:
- a CDS encoding DUF4363 family protein encodes MKQVIAVLIWTLLFVSLGIYSENKIYDFTNKFKHEIELIQKNIEDDKLDKVAIDIKDWSKSWHKEKEIWYKIVDHEYFDDICLSLNILEQSIKYNDKLAALEQIETIKMHLNNILESEKCDLNHIF; translated from the coding sequence ATGAAACAAGTTATTGCAGTTTTAATATGGACTTTATTATTTGTGTCTTTAGGTATTTATTCTGAAAACAAAATATATGATTTTACTAATAAATTTAAACATGAAATTGAACTTATTCAAAAAAATATTGAAGATGATAAACTTGATAAAGTTGCTATTGATATAAAAGATTGGTCAAAATCATGGCATAAAGAAAAAGAAATTTGGTATAAAATAGTAGACCATGAGTACTTTGATGATATATGTTTATCACTTAATATACTTGAACAAAGCATTAAATACAACGATAAATTAGCTGCATTAGAACAAATTGAAACTATAAAAATGCATTTAAACAATATTTTAGAGTCAGAAAAATGTGATTTAAACCATATATTCTAA
- a CDS encoding DUF421 domain-containing protein, with the protein MLVVLIRSIILYIAVLIALRVMGKGEIAEMNAFDLVITLLIAEVAAIPMQNNAIPIIYGISSITGLVFIEVLISYITLKSRTVSKILSGSPAVLISKNKLNYRQLKKERITIEELLEELRSQGYFNLKEVQYAILETDGDLSIVPSTSYDPNKTNDFKHLPLPVIIDGKVIKDNLNEINKDDRWILKILKSNHIKRIKDVLICIVDENDEVLIQRKKD; encoded by the coding sequence GTGCTTGTTGTTTTAATTAGAAGTATAATACTGTATATAGCAGTTTTAATAGCTTTAAGGGTTATGGGAAAAGGTGAAATAGCTGAAATGAATGCTTTTGACTTAGTAATAACACTACTTATTGCGGAAGTTGCAGCTATTCCTATGCAAAATAACGCTATTCCTATAATCTATGGAATTTCTTCAATTACAGGGCTTGTATTTATAGAAGTTTTGATTTCTTATATAACTTTAAAAAGTAGAACTGTTAGTAAAATTTTATCTGGTAGTCCTGCTGTCCTTATAAGTAAAAATAAATTAAATTATAGACAATTAAAAAAAGAACGTATAACTATTGAAGAGCTTCTGGAAGAATTACGTTCTCAAGGATACTTTAATCTTAAAGAAGTTCAATATGCAATACTTGAAACTGACGGAGATTTAAGTATTGTTCCATCCACATCTTATGATCCTAATAAAACAAATGATTTTAAACATTTACCTCTTCCAGTTATAATAGACGGTAAAGTTATAAAAGATAATCTTAATGAGATAAACAAAGATGATAGATGGATTTTAAAAATTTTAAAATCTAATCATATAAAAAGGATTAAAGATGTTTTAATTTGTATAGTTGATGAAAATGATGAAGTTCTTATACAAAGAAAAAAGGACTAA